The following coding sequences are from one Triticum dicoccoides isolate Atlit2015 ecotype Zavitan chromosome 4A, WEW_v2.0, whole genome shotgun sequence window:
- the LOC119287046 gene encoding gamma-glutamyl peptidase 5-like translates to MGMGPLENAAAVVEGGVAAPAVPVVTAAAAGGGSYALLQCGEDSAYVRDAYGGYFEVFRALLAEDGERWQVYRAVRGELPSEEDAAGLDGFVISGSCSDAHGDEPWILALVDLIRRQLAAGKRVLGVCFGHQILCRALGGKTGRSCKGWDIGVSCIHPTAAAARLFAPLKMPVHLPIIEFHQDEVWELPPHAEVLARSDKTGVEMFRLGDRAMGVQGHPEYSKDILMSIADRLLRQNLLLDCQVDVAKASFDVRQPDKEFWKKVCRGFLKGRLQPQQQKQQPPQQHKLQL, encoded by the exons ATGGGAATGGGGCCGCTCGagaacgccgccgccgtcgtcgagggCGGCGTCGCCGCCCCGGCGGTGCCGGTGGtgaccgcggcggcggcgggaggggggtCGTACGCGCTGCTGCAGTGCGGGGAGGACTCGGCGTACGTGCGGGACGCGTACGGGGGCTACTTCGAGGTGTTCCGCGCGCTGCTGGCCGAGGACGGCGAGCGCTGGCAGGTGTACCGCGCCGTGCGCGGCGAGCTGCCGTCGGAGGAGGACGCGGCGGGGCTCGACGGGTTCGTCATCTCCGGCAGCTGCAGCGACGCCCACGGCGACGAGCCCTGGATCCTCGCCCTCGTCGACCTCATCCGCCGCCAGCTCGCCGCCGGCAAGCGCGTCCTCGGCGTCTGCTTCGGCCACCAG ATCCTGTGCCGGGCGCTGGGCGGCAAGACCGGGAGGTCCTGCAAGGGGTGGGACATCGGCGTCAGCTGCATCCACCCCACCGCCGCGGCGGCGAGGCTCTTCGCGCCCCTCAAGATGCCGGTGCACCTGCCCATCATCGAGTTCCACCAGGATGAG GTGTGGGAGCTGCCTCCTCACGCCGAGGTGCTGGCCCGGTCAGACAAGACCGGCGTCGAGATGTTCCGGCTGGGCGACCGCGCCATGGGCGTCCAGGGCCACCCCGAGTACAGCAAGGACATCCTCATGAGCATCGCTGACCGCCTCCTCCGCCAGAACCTCCTCCTG GACTGTCAGGTGGACGTGGCCAAGGCGAGCTTCGACGTGCGGCAGCCGGACAAGGAGTTCTGGAAGAAGGTGTGCAGGGGGTTCCTCAAGGGCAGGCTCCAgccgcagcagcagaagcagcagcCGCCGCAGCAACATAAGCTTCAGCTATAG